Proteins found in one Bicyclus anynana chromosome 26, ilBicAnyn1.1, whole genome shotgun sequence genomic segment:
- the LOC112050939 gene encoding histone H2B, producing MPPKTSGKAAKKSGKAQKNISKSDKKKKKHKRKESYAIYIYKVLKQVHPDTGISSKAMSIMNSFVNDIFERIAAEASRLAHYNKRSTITSREVQTSVRLLLPGELAKHAVSEGTKAVTKYTSSK from the coding sequence ATGCCACCCAAGACTAGCGGTAAGGCCGCCAAGAAATCCGGCAAGGCGCAAAAGAACATCTCCAAGTCCgacaaaaagaagaagaagcacAAGAGGAAGGAGAGCTACGCCATCTACATCTACAAAGTGCTCAAGCAGGTCCACCCAGACACCGGCATCTCCAGCAAGGCCATGTCCATCATGAACTCCTTCGTGAACGACATATTCGAACGCATCGCCGCCGAAGCTTCTCGTCTGGCCCACTACAACAAGAGGTCGACTATAACCTCCAGGGAGGTGCAGACGTCCGTGAGGCTGTTGCTGCCCGGGGAGCTGGCCAAGCACGCAGTCAGCGAAGGCACAAAGGCCGTCACCAAGTACACCAGTTCTAAGTGA
- the LOC112050938 gene encoding histone H2A encodes MSGRGKGGKVKGKVKSRSNRAGLQFPVGRIHRLLRKGNYAERVGAGAPVYLAAVMEYLAAEVLELAGNAARDNKKTRIIPRHLQLAIRNDEELNKLLSGVTIAQGGVLPNIQAVLLPKKTEKKA; translated from the coding sequence ATGTCCGGCCGTGGAAAAGGCGGTAAAGTCAAGGGAAAGGTCAAGTCCCGTTCCAACCGCGCCGGTCTGCAGTTCCCCGTGGGCCGTATACACAGACTGCTGAGGAAGGGCAACTACGCCGAGCGCGTCGGCGCCGGGGCGCCCGTCTACCTCGCCGCCGTGATGGAGTACCTGGCCGCTGAAGTTCTCGAGTTGGCAGGAAACGCGGCACGCGACAACAAGAAGACCAGGATCATACCGAGGCATCTCCAACTGGCGATCCGCAACGACGAGGAGCTGAACAAACTCCTCTCCGGTGTGACCATCGCACAGGGCGGCGTGCTGCCGAACATCCAAGCGGTACTGTTGCCCAAGAAGACAGAGAAGAAGGCCTAA